Proteins from a single region of Pongo abelii isolate AG06213 chromosome 17, NHGRI_mPonAbe1-v2.0_pri, whole genome shotgun sequence:
- the LOC134760350 gene encoding elongin-A3-like gives MAAGSTMLRAVQKLQVRLATKTNPKKLEKYLQKLSALPMTADILAETGIRKTVKRLRKHQHVGDFARDLAARWKKLVLVDRNTGPDPQDAEDSASRQRLGEALQDQEKAWGFPENATAPRSPSHSPQHGRTARRTPPGQQRPHPRSPSREPRAERKRPRMAPADSGPRRDPPTRTAPLPTPEGPEPAVPGKQPGRGHAHAAQGGPLPGPGCQGQPQGEAVASHSKGRKSSRWASAHKSPPVQESQSERLQAAGADSAGPKTVPSLLFAELWDPSAAWMQANYDLLSAFEAMTSQAEPEALSAPTFQEEAAFPGRRVNARLQVYSGSRPACQLQVLTLRQQCLPVLRNNPDALGDVGGVAYSVLEPVPEGWTPDQLYRTEKDNHALARETDELWRIHCLQDFKGEKPQEHESWRELYLRLRDAREQRLRVVTTKIRSALENKPSGRQTKMICFNSVAKTPYDASRREEKSAGAADPGNGEIKPAPQPAGSSQAASGLGDGGGGGGGGGGSSNEHAAPAAKTRKQAAKKVAPLMAKAVRDYKRRFSRR, from the exons aTGGCGGCAGGCTCCACTATGCTGCGCGCAGTGCAGAAGCTGCAGGTGCGTCTGGCCACGAAGACGAACCCaaaaaagctggagaaatatttgcagaaactctccgccctgcccatgacggcagacatcctggcggagactggaatcagaaagacggtgaagcgcctgcggaagcaccagcacgtgggcgactttgccagagacttagcggcccggtggaagaagctggtgcttgtggaccgaaacaccgggcctgacccacaggacgctgaggacagcgcttcccgacagcgcctcggggaggctctccaggaccaggaaaaggcctggggcttcccagaaaacgcgacggcccccaggagcccatctcacagccctcagcacggacggacagcacgcagaacacctccgggacaacagagacctcacccgaggtctcccagtcgcgagcccagagccgagagaaagcgccccagaatggccccagctgattccggcccccgtcgggaccctccaacgcgcaccgctcccctcccgacgcccgagggccctgagcccgctgtgcccgggaagcaacccggaagaggccacgctcacgccgctcagggcgggcctctgccgggtccgggctgccagggccaacctcagggggaagcggtggcgagccacagcaaggggcgcaaatcgtcccgctgggcttcggctcacaaatcgcctcctgtccaggaaagccagtcagagaggctgcaggcggccggcgctgattccgccgggccgaaaacggtgcccagccttctcttcgcagagctctgggacccctcagcggcctggatgcaggccaactacgatctgctgtccgcttttgaggccatgacctcccaggcagagccagaagcactctccgcgccaacgttccaggaggaagccgctttccctggacgcagagtgaatgctaggctgcaggtgtactcgggctccaggcctgcctgccagctccaggtgctgacgctgcgccagcagtgcctcccggtgcttagaaacaatccggacgccctcggcgacgtgggaggggtcgcctactcggttcttgaacccgttccggaagggtggacgcctgatcagctgtatcgcacagagaaagacaaccacgcactcgctcgagagacagatgaattatggaggattcattgtctccaggacttcaagggagaaaagccgcaggagcacgagtcttggcgggagctgtacctgcggcttcgcgacgcccgagagcagcggctgcgagtagtgaccacgaaaatccgatctgcacttgaaaacaaacccagcggccgacagacaaagatgatctgtttcaactctgtggccaagacgccttatgatgcttccaggagggaagagaagtctgcaggagccgctgaccccggaaacggggagatcaagccagccccccagcccgcaggaagcagccaggctgcctccggcctcggggacggcggcggcggcggcggcggcggcggcg gcagcagcaatgagcacgcggcgcccgcggccaagacccggaaacaggctgccaagaaagtggccccgctgatggccaaggcagttcgagactacaagagaagattctcccgacgataa